Part of the Halovulum dunhuangense genome, CTTCGGGCACATCGATGCCGTTGACGACCTTGATGGCGGTCTGGATCGCGAGGATCGCATCGTCGATCGGCGACTGCTTGTTCGAGCCCGAATGCCAGCCGGCTTTCATCGCGTCCCAGCCCTCGCCGAACTGGTTGCAGGTCACGACCTTGACCTGACCCGGCGCGTAGCCGGCCCCCTGCAGCGCACTGATGACGCCAAGGCCCATGCCATCGTCGAATGCATAGACGCCGTCGATCTGGTCGCCGAACTGGGTGATGAAGGTTTCCATCACGGTCTGCGCCTTCTCGCGGTTCCACTCCGCGGTCTGGCTGGCGAGGATGTTGATGCCGGGATAGTCGTCCGCCATCTTGTCGAGGAAGCAGTTCTTCCTGAGGATCGACACGGTGTAGCCCGGCGTCCCCTCGACCACGACGATATTGCCTTCGCCGTTCAGCGCATCGCCCAGCATTTCCGCAGACTGCTCTGCCTGGGCGCAGTCGTCCGGTCCGGTATGCGCCTCGATATAGCGACGCCCCGCCTCGCCGATGGGGGAGTTGGAGGTGATGACCGGGATGCCGTCGCGGCTGGCCTGTCGGATCGCCGGGATCAGCGCGTTCTGGGATGTCGGCCAGACGATGATGGCGTCGAGGTTCTGGGAGGCCATGTCCTGGATCTGGTTGAACTGCGTGGCAGGGTCGCCCTGGGGGTCCATCACCGTCGCCTGAAGCCCCAGTTCCTTGCTGTAGGCTGCCGCGGTTTCGGCGTATTTCGCCTGATAGGCGTTCGAGCCCGGGTAGAGCACGGTGATGCCGATCCGCGTTTCCGAGAGCGGCTTCTTCAGATCTCCTCCCAGCCAGTCCGGCGCATCCTGTGCCATGGCGGTGCCTGCGACCAGGACAACGGCGAGCGCCGTGGCAATGCCTGTGGCCAGTCTTCCCTTCGACGTATTCATCTTTTTTCCTCCCATCGGTCCCTTTGCGGGGTTTGGATCAGTTGGGACACAGACGCCGCGTCCGAATCCTGCGATCATCGTCGGTTTGCGTCCCCGTCCGCTCAACTTCGATGATGTCCAAATCTGACCATTCAATCGGTCGCGCCGGCGGTTCACCGACAGCCCTGGCCGAGGCGAACGCGGTTCCTCTCGGGCGTTTCAGGTCCGGGACCGGCTGCTTGGTCCAGAATGGATATAAAGTTTGTGGGAACCGACCGCGCCTCTCCATAGCCTGAAAAACGGGAGGAAAGACAACAATGGACTGGATGAATGTCGCCCGCCGGCACGGCCTTCTGGTCGCGTTCGGTCTGTTTCTCGCCATCGTGGCCAGCAGCGCCGACGGGTTCCTGACGGTCGGGAACATCCTTGACGTGCTGCGGCAGGTCTCGATCATCGGGATCATCGCGCTTGGCGTCACCTTCGTCGTGATAAGCGGACGGCTTGACCTGTCTGTCGGCTCGATGCTGACGCTGCTGACCGTGATCGTGGTCGATCAGCACAACAACCTCGGTCCGGGCGGGGCTGTTCTGGTGACCCTCGGGGCCGGGCTTCTGATCGGTGCGTGGAATGGCGCGCTGGTGGGTTTCCTGAAGCTCAACGCCCTTATCGTCACGCTGGCCATGCTTTCACTGTTGCAGGGTCTCACGCTGTTCTACTCGGGCGGCTCGAACGTGAACGTCGAGGGGGCACAGACGACCTGGTTCGCGATCTTCGGGCGCGGCACGGTATGGGGCATTCCGGTCCCGGCGCTTCTTTTCCTGGGCTTCGCGGTGATCGCGAGCTTCGTGCTCCGGCGCACCGTCTATGGCCGGACGGTCTATGCCGTCGGCGGAAACGAGACGGCGTCCGTCTTTTCCGGCATCGATGCCCGCTGGACGGTGTTCCTGGCTTATGTGCTCTCGGGCGTCGCCACCGCACTGGCCGCCATCATCATGGGCTCGCGGGTGATGGGCGCACAGAACACGATCGGGCAGGGCTACGAGTTGACCGTCCTTGCGGGGATCATCCTCGGCGGAACCTCGCTGATGGGTGGCTCGGGCTCGATCTGGCGCACGGTCACTGGCGTCACGATGCTTGGCTTCATCCAGAATGGACTGCTGCTGCTCGGGTTCCCCTACTACGTCCAGTGGCTTGTCACCTGGGCCGTCATCATAGCCGCCGTCTGGATCGATCTTGCGGCGAAGCGCGGGAGGATCATCGCATGAGCATGGAAAGCGCCGGTCAATCCGCGCGGAAGACTGGTTTCAGGGCCGGCGACTGGCTGATCCGCAACCATATCTGGATCTTTCTTGCCATCGCCATCACGGTCTTTTCCTTCGCGAGCCCCTATTTCCTGACGCTCAACAACCTGGGCAACGTGCTGACGCAGGCGGCCTTCATCGGGATACTCGCGGTCGGCATGACGATGGTGATCCTGAATGGCGAGATCGACCTGTCGGTGGGCGCGACGCTCGCTCTTGCCGGGGCGCTTGCGATCGGGCTGCAACCGCTGATCGGGGTCTGGCCCGCGATCTTCGCCGGGTTCCTTGCAAGCGCCGCGCTCGGTTTCCTGAATGGCGCCTTCGTGGCGTTCTCGGGGATGCACAGCTTCGTCGTCACGCTTGGCGCCCTGATCGGCATCCGCGGGCTTGTCTTCGTCTATACCGGAGAGAATGCCCTGATGGTCGAGGATTTCAGCTATACCGAGATCCCGGAACTCTATCTCGGGCCGGTTTCACTCACGGCAATGATCTTCTTCGGGCTCGCGCTGCTTTTCCAATGGGTCCTCACCTCGACCCGGCATGGGCGCGAGACCTATGCTGTCGGAGACAATATCGAGGCGGCGCACGACTCGGGGATCAACATCAAGCGACACAAGATCATAAACTTCACGATCTGTGGCGCGATGGCTGGTATCGCCGGCATCCTGCTTTCGATGCGGCTCGGCACGGCGGAACCCAATGCGGGCCGGATCTGGGAGTTGTGGACAATCATCGCCGTGGTCCTCGGGGGCACCCGGCTGATGGGCGGCTACGGCACGATGTGGATGACCATCGGGGGCGTGCTGACGCTGGCGGTGATCCGCAACGGGCTGCGGCTTCTGAACACGCCGAATTACGTCGAGTTGATCGTCATGGGGACGGTGCTGATCCTTGCGCTCGCTCTCGACCGGCTGCTGGAACATGGAAGGAGCAGGCGATGAGCGGCGTTGTACTGTCCGTAAAGAACATCACCAAGACCTTTCCCGGCGTGAAGGCGCTCGACGATGTGAGCTTCGACATTCGCGCGGGCGAGGTCCACGCACTGGTCGGCGAGAATGGCGCGGGGAAGTCGACGCTCATGAAAACCCTCGCCGGGCTGCACCGCCCGGACGCGGGGCGGATCCTGCACAATGGCGAGCCAGTGGAGATCGCCTCGCCGCTGGAAGCAAGGCGGCGCGGCATCCTGCTCATCCACCAGGAACTCTCGTTGTCGCCCGAACTTACCGTGGCCGAGAACATCTACCTGGGCGCCTGGCCCACCAACGCATTCGGCGTATTGCAGAAGAGCAAGCTCAGACGCGACGCGCAGGCGGCCTTGGAGGCGGTGGGTTGCGACTTCGGACCCGAGGTCCGGGTCGGAACCCTGTCGATCGCGCGCCAGCAGATGGTCGAGATCGCGCGCAGCCAGGCCTTCAACGCCAATGTGGTGATTTTCGACGAACCCACCGCGTCGCTGACCGACGCGGAAAAGACCCAGCTTTTCGCGACCATCCGCGCCCTGAAGGCGCGGGGAACCGGCATCGTCTACATCTCGCACAAGATGGACGAGATATTCGACATCACCGACCGCATCACCGTCCTGCGCGACGGGGTCGTGCGCGGCACGCTCGACACCGCGGGCACCGAAGTAGGCCAGGTGACGCGGCTGATGATCGGGCGCGACCTGTCCAGCTACTTCGTGCGTGCCAGGCCCCGGTTCGGCGACGAGGTGCTGCGCGTCGAGGGGCTGAGCGCCCCGGGTCTGTTCGAGGGTGTCTCGCTTGGCGTGCGACGGGGCGAAGTGCTTGGGCTCTACGGTCTTGTCGGCGCCGGTCGGTCCGAGCTTGTCGAAACGATCTTCGGCTTGCGAAAGCCCGGCGCTGGGCAGATGTTCTGGCAGGGACGCCCGATCCCGCTTCCGACCCCGCGGCAGGCGATCGATCTGGGCATGAGCCTTGTGCCCGAAAGCCGCAAGGAGCAGGGGCTGGTGCTGGGCATGAGCGGCCGCGAGAACATCACGCTTCCGCACCTGGGGATGTTCTCGAGAATGCGGATCATTCGGCGTCATCAGGAACGCGAGGTGTTCGACAGCTACCGGAACCAGTTGCAGATAAAGACGACCGGTCCGGAGCAGCCCGTCTCGACGCTTTCCGGCGGCAATCAGCAGAAATTCGTCCTGGCCAAGTGGCTGTGCGCGAACCCGAAGCTGATCATTCTCGACGAGCCGACGCGCGGGATCGATGTGGGATCCAAATCGGCCATCCACGAGCTTATCGCGGGACTTGCCGAGCGGGGGCTGGCGGTCATCGTCATCTCGTCCGAGATGCCCGAGGTGCTGGGCGTCAGCCACAGGATCCTTGCCATGTCCGAGGGGCGACTGGTGGGTGAATTCGCGGGTGACGAGATGACCGAGAAGAACCTGATCGACGCCGTCTCGAACCATGTGCCGGTCAGAGGCAGGGACGTGATCGAGCGGCGGGCATAGGGCTGGGACTGGTATCTGCGGCGGCGCTCAGATCCTATCAGATGCCGGACAGGAAGCGTTGGGCATCGGCGCTCTCTTCGAGAAGAAGACGCTGACCTCAGGCGCGATCGGCCCGAAGCTGTGTGCGAGGTTATCGTTGTCGTCGCCGGCATCCACAGCAAGCTGCGCAATCAGACCCAGGCACGGATCGACGGGGTCGTCATCGGCCGCTCGTGCCCATTATCAGGGCGGCGACGGCAGTCAGCGGATGCGAATTGACGGATACACCGGCCACCCACGAGACAGCGACGCTGTGCTGGGGCTGCCCAGAAGAACTTCGCTGCCTTCGCCAGGGAAATCGGCGAGGCATGGTCGAAGAGCGACGTCGGTTATGACGAGCTCTGGTACCGACGGCTGATCGCAAAGGCCATCATCTTCCGCAAGCTGGAGGCAGAGGTTCCGAAGCAGCCGTGGTACGAGGGGGGCTATCGCGCCAACATCGTCACCTATGCCATGGCAAAGGTCTTCCACGATGCGAATAGCGATAACCAGGTCCTCGACCTCGACGCGATCTGGCGCCGTCAGGCCGTTTCCGACGCGCTGCAGCAGGCGCTGCTTCTTGCTGCGGCCGAGGCGAACGACGTGATCACCAATCCGCCGACCGGTGTGCGCAACATGTCGGAATGGGCCAAGCAGCAGGCCTGCTGGAATGGTCTGAAGGGGCGCAGGCTCGATTACGGTCCCGAGTTCGAAAGCTGCCTCGTGCTGAAGGAAACAGCGCGCACGAGGCAGCGGGACGAAAAGAAGGAGAGGCAGGCGAAAGAAGGAATAGCCGCGCAATCCGAGGTCGTCGGTCGCGGCCCCGCATTCTGGCAGGACATCCTCGCGCGGGGTATGGCGGAAAGGAAGCTCAGCCCGATGGATCAGCAAATCCTGCAGGTCTGCGCCTCGATGCCAAGGCGCGTGCCGAGTGAACGCCAGTCGCAGCATGCAATGACGGTGCTCGCGCGTCTGCGGGATCTGGGGGTCGTGTCGGAGTGATTGCCGATTGCCCCCGGGACCGCGATCAGCCTTAGGCGAAAACACGTCGCTCCGGAGCCACCTTCCCGCTTGACGCCCCCCCGCCAAATGCCTAAACACCGCCTCGGCTTCGGCGGAGTAGCTCAGTTGGTTAGAGCAGCGGAATCATAATCCACCAAACCGTGCCAAAATCTCGCATAAATGTGCTCCAAGTATAAGAAAAGGGCCCCCGAAGGAGGCCCTGTTTTCTATCTCTCACCGCGTTCGCCCTATGCGGCCATTAGGTCGCGCTCCATCTTTTCGAATAGCGCCACGTCCTCCTCCGGACTTTCGAACAGGTGGCCGTAGACATCCATCGTCATCGTGATCGAGGAATGCCCCAGGATCGCCTGCACCTTCTTCGCGGGCCAGCCCTGCTCGATGAACAATGATGCGGCCGCATGACGGAGGGCATGGAAGCCGAAGCGCGGCTTTCCGTCCTCGTCCACGATCCCGTTCTCGACCAGGAGCGGCTTGAACACGCGCTGGTAGATGTTCGAGTGGTTCTCGATGTGCCCGGCGCCGTTGGGAAAGACCAGGTTCTGCGGACCGGACGGACACTGTTGCTGCCAGGCCCGAAGCTCCTTCACGACGCTCGGCGCCATCGGGATGACCCGCTTGCTGGTTCGGCTCTTCGGCTTGCCGAGTTCGTTGAAGCGGTCTGCCCGCTGGACGACCTCGATCACCTTGCGGTCGAAGTCGACCTGATCCCACGAGAGGCCTCGCAGTTCCGACATGCGCATGCCGGTGAAGATCGCGGTGACGATGAAGGGCCGGTGACGCTCCGGGGCGGCCCCGATCATGGTCCGGATCTCATCCTTGGTCGGGATCACGCGCTCTGCCTCCTCCCGGCGGTTGCGCTTCATCTTCACGTCGCTGGCGACATTGTGGGGGATCCACTCCCGCTCGACGGCCTCTGCGAGGATGGCGCGAAGGCTTGCGAGCACCTTCTTCGTCATGGACCGGGAGACGCCGTCGTCCTGCAGGTCGTCGATGAAGTCTCGAACATCCGCCCGGGTCAGCTCGGTGACCAGCAGATCACCTATCTTCTTGTCGATGTGGTGGTCGAAGTGACCGCGGTAGCTCCGCAGCGTCGCGCGCTCGAGCCCGTTGCGCTCGCAGGTCTTCAGCCATGCCGCGGCGGCGTCTCGAATGGTCTTGTCGGTCCTGGTCATGGGGCCCTCGTGTCTGTTTCCGATACTGCATCTATTATACGACATGCGGAGTGCTCCGTCGGGTGTTTTCCCAAGCGCGAGCGCGGAAAAAAGAAGCGTATTCAGGACGGTGATGGCGAGCGTTTGCATGCTGAGAGCCGCACGTATGACGTCCCCACGGCGCGGTTATCGAGGCAAGTGGACAGGCCGCCAAACCGCCCGGGCGACCAGTGCGTGCTATCTGCGCTTCATCTACGTGCGAATTTGGCGTTTTTTCTACGCATAAGTCCGAGCGGTGGGATGCGTGTGGGGTGTGCCGGCAGCAGGAGCGCCGATCACAGGGGGCGGCGATGTAGGCGCTCGCGCTGCAGCGCTACTGACGAAGTTCTGGAAACAAAAAAGCATCGAACGCCACCCAGAGCGTGCCAGGCTCTCTGAGAGCGGTCGAGGCTGGCACGGAGCGCGGGGAGGTATGGACCCTGCGCCCGACGCTGGACGCCGCCACGGACGCTCCCAGCCAGCCTCCCGAAATCACCGCATCAGCTTGCAGCGTGCGCCGACACTGGCTTGGGCCGCCACGCAAGAGGATCTGCCCTGCGCGACTATCAAGACGCGTCGCTAACGCAGAATGAAAGGACGCGTCCCGATGCCCAAAACCAGCCGCACGGCCGAATTCCTCGAGCGCGCGCTCGCCTTCTCCGGTCTCAGCCAGCGCGAGGTCGCCGAGCGTGCCGGCTTCGACAAGCCCAACATGATCTCCATGATGAAGAAAGGCGAGACGCGGGTCCCGATCGAACGCATTCCGGCCCTTGCCCGCGCCTGCGGGGTGGATCCGGTCCCCTTCCTGCGCATCGCCCTGAAGGAGTACCAGCCGGAGACCTGGCGTGTGATCGTGACCTATCTCGGTCAGCCACTGACCCGGGACGAGGAGATCCTGATCGATGCCTATGACGAATCCCGCGAGGGTCGGGATCTGGACCTGAGCCCAGCGATGCGCAGTGCGCTGGTGGTTCTCTTCGGGGAGTTGTTCGAGATGAAGGAGGCGCACGCGGGGTTTCCGCATGAGTAGAAAAAAGACTGAAAAAACCTGCAGCGAAAGCGGGAAGTCACCGCTGAATGACCTGTTTTCCCGGGAGCAAGCCCTGCCTGTGCCTTGGAAAACAGGGTTCTGGCTCGCCCCTCTAATAACTAATGACGTAATGGTCATAGTGATTGGCACAGGGGGCAGGCTCCCAAGCAACATCCTCTTCCCTAGGAAAGTCAGGCAGCGGCAAGAGTGGGATGAGTGAGAAAAACCGGCGAAGCTGAAGGCTTCGCCTCAAAGTTAGGTGAAGCTTGGTTTTGATAATGCTTCGCGTGAGATCTGACACCCGAGTAGGCGTATCCCCTCGGCAGTGCATAGGAAGTGGTTATGCGGCTCCGCTAGCCCTGCGCGACAGTTGGCAGAAAGTGACCATTCATCCTGATGAATCAATCGCCGTTATGCACCCTTGTTAGCTTGGGGAGCGCCAAGTTTTGGTGAGACGTCTTAGCGCTTCGTATGTCTTGGCTCTCATCTCGTCCCAAGCCTTGCGGTTGCGGCTGCTCCTGTGCCAGCGCATTGGTGCTGTACCGGCAGACTGCTCAGCGTCATTGGACTGTTCGGCTAGGACTTTCTTGGCGCCGGATGTGTTCCTGCTGTGTTGGCGCTTCAGGGCCTCTTCATAGAGGTCGAGACCATACACACCGCTCTCGACAAAAATTTCGATCATTCGTCGTTCGCGATGAGCGTCGATTATCCCAGCCATGTCGGCCTTGTCGGCGCTGGTAGCAACTATGGACGGAAGCCAGAAATCAAAATAGCCCCTGCCTAGCGTACCGAAATTGTAGCCAAAGAGGTCCTGGAGCTTCTTTAGCCCGCCCTTGGCGCAAGCTGGCCCGGAAAGCGTAACTTCTATCCGGGCGCGCCGATGTTCGGGGGCAAGCCTAATACCAACTCCGTTGACGCGACTATCTTCAACCTTGTTCTGTATGCGGAACATGACCGGGTCGCCTCGTTCACCACGATAGACCGTGCTGTCTATGAAGGGAGCGAAATGGCTATTGTCGCCGAGCACACGCATGCGCGCGTCTTTCTTCGCCAGATCGTAATCGCTTATTTCAAGTCCGTCGGATGCCGCCCCTCGCTTTGCAATAACAAACTTTGTTTGGGGCTTGGCCCCAATCCCCTTCTTGCTGCTGAACGTATGACGGTAGTCAGACCTGGGCACAGGCTTTTGTGGTTTTGGTGGAAGGTGGTGACGGTGGAGAACCGCCGTCATCGCCCACCGCAGTTGATCTGATGCATCCCGCGGATAGAGGTCCAGAGCCAGTTCAATTCCGGCAATCTTTGCCGGCTTAACCATGCCAAACTCCCGTGAAAGAATTTTGTTGACTGCAATAAGCGTCAAAGGGGTCGGCTCCTGAATGACGACCCCAAACCGATTACCTACGAAGTCTACCAGGACAGCGTCGTCCCATGGCTTAACCTCATCGGAGATTACCCTTGGATTGCGACCAAGTGCAGTAGAAAGCTTCTCGCTTATCCATTTAGAGCTTGTATGTTTTACCTCAATTAAAATCCAGACCCAGTCGATAACTGACTCAAACCGAAAACTATCAAGATCTATCGACGGTTCGATAATTTTTCGACCAAGGAACCGAGTCTGTAATTCACTATCAGGAGCACTTGGCGCTACTTGCGCAAAAAAGTACTCTAAAGGTTCAGGCTTACATAAATCTACCGCCGGATCGCTCTTGCCGGGCGAAAACTCAAGAGGGATGGAGATACGTTTATCTTCATCAGTCCCTATTAATTTGAAACTTAGAGCCATCTTTTGTCCCTGTGCTTGCCGTAGAGCGCCGTGTCAATTACGCTAGGTTCAGCGCTTCATTTCTTGCGGCTAGAGGAATCTGTGTCGCCTCACGTTGAGGGTTTGTCTGGGCGGATCGCGACTCTTTCTCACCCCGTTATTCCAAGGGGTGAAACATAAGGTTAATTTTAAATAATTTAGGTTGCCATAAAGCCAATTTTCATCTATTGACGCATTCTTATATTTAAGCTATGCTTGCGGAAGAGAAACTATGTTGATGTTTCCCATTTATCTGCTAATCGAATAAGCGCGTCACTGACTTTATCGCTGAGGTCGTCATACACTGTGAGGTGAGCGCCAATACGCGAAGGCAGGCGCTCCACTTTAAGTCGGGAGGCTCGGTTAACCAGGCGGTTAAAGGCCTTGATGCGTGCTGCTTCCGCCCAATCCTTCAAGGCGGCGCCAAACACCCCTGCCTTTACAAAGTATTTTGCATGGCGTTTCCACATTAATGGTTGAGTATTTGCATAGGGGATGGTTGCAAGGTAAAACTTTAAGTGACCTTTCTTCAAGCTGCGTACAAATGCAGGAATCTCATCGAGACAGAGATAGCCTTTAGGAGACAGCCCAAGGCCAGCCGCTGTCAGAGAAAGAACTGCTCTACGATCTTCTTTTTTTAGTGAGACGCCGTTTTTGTCCTTATACTTAAAGAAAATTTCATAGTGCATCGATGATCGCTGGCTGCCCCAGTGTATCGCGGTGTATGCGCCTGGACGCTTCATTTTCTGCGGTTTGAGGGCGGCATCACGGATTGGATCCGGTTCCAGTTCTACTCCACGAAAGGTCGGCGTGTACTCTTGGTAGTCCGAGGCGGTCATTGGAGCAAAAAGCAGGTTGACGCGGTCAGCACTTTTGTCTGAAGGGCTGCTGGCGTAAGTGCGCCAAATCGAGCGTGGCCTCAACCCAGGTGCGTTCCATAGTTCTTCTGGTGGCATGAAGTGGCGCCACAAAATCTCTACAATCCGGACATACCTTAAATCGGTCGGCCTTTTAGCTTTAAATTCTATTGATAGTTTCAGTTCATCTATTTTTATTTCATTTAGATTTAGCGATGCATAGATC contains:
- a CDS encoding sugar ABC transporter substrate-binding protein — protein: MNTSKGRLATGIATALAVVLVAGTAMAQDAPDWLGGDLKKPLSETRIGITVLYPGSNAYQAKYAETAAAYSKELGLQATVMDPQGDPATQFNQIQDMASQNLDAIIVWPTSQNALIPAIRQASRDGIPVITSNSPIGEAGRRYIEAHTGPDDCAQAEQSAEMLGDALNGEGNIVVVEGTPGYTVSILRKNCFLDKMADDYPGINILASQTAEWNREKAQTVMETFITQFGDQIDGVYAFDDGMGLGVISALQGAGYAPGQVKVVTCNQFGEGWDAMKAGWHSGSNKQSPIDDAILAIQTAIKVVNGIDVPEVQGIETPKVLPGNVDEFERPSW
- a CDS encoding ABC transporter permease, whose protein sequence is MDWMNVARRHGLLVAFGLFLAIVASSADGFLTVGNILDVLRQVSIIGIIALGVTFVVISGRLDLSVGSMLTLLTVIVVDQHNNLGPGGAVLVTLGAGLLIGAWNGALVGFLKLNALIVTLAMLSLLQGLTLFYSGGSNVNVEGAQTTWFAIFGRGTVWGIPVPALLFLGFAVIASFVLRRTVYGRTVYAVGGNETASVFSGIDARWTVFLAYVLSGVATALAAIIMGSRVMGAQNTIGQGYELTVLAGIILGGTSLMGGSGSIWRTVTGVTMLGFIQNGLLLLGFPYYVQWLVTWAVIIAAVWIDLAAKRGRIIA
- a CDS encoding ABC transporter permease; its protein translation is MSMESAGQSARKTGFRAGDWLIRNHIWIFLAIAITVFSFASPYFLTLNNLGNVLTQAAFIGILAVGMTMVILNGEIDLSVGATLALAGALAIGLQPLIGVWPAIFAGFLASAALGFLNGAFVAFSGMHSFVVTLGALIGIRGLVFVYTGENALMVEDFSYTEIPELYLGPVSLTAMIFFGLALLFQWVLTSTRHGRETYAVGDNIEAAHDSGINIKRHKIINFTICGAMAGIAGILLSMRLGTAEPNAGRIWELWTIIAVVLGGTRLMGGYGTMWMTIGGVLTLAVIRNGLRLLNTPNYVELIVMGTVLILALALDRLLEHGRSRR
- a CDS encoding sugar ABC transporter ATP-binding protein, with translation MSGVVLSVKNITKTFPGVKALDDVSFDIRAGEVHALVGENGAGKSTLMKTLAGLHRPDAGRILHNGEPVEIASPLEARRRGILLIHQELSLSPELTVAENIYLGAWPTNAFGVLQKSKLRRDAQAALEAVGCDFGPEVRVGTLSIARQQMVEIARSQAFNANVVIFDEPTASLTDAEKTQLFATIRALKARGTGIVYISHKMDEIFDITDRITVLRDGVVRGTLDTAGTEVGQVTRLMIGRDLSSYFVRARPRFGDEVLRVEGLSAPGLFEGVSLGVRRGEVLGLYGLVGAGRSELVETIFGLRKPGAGQMFWQGRPIPLPTPRQAIDLGMSLVPESRKEQGLVLGMSGRENITLPHLGMFSRMRIIRRHQEREVFDSYRNQLQIKTTGPEQPVSTLSGGNQQKFVLAKWLCANPKLIILDEPTRGIDVGSKSAIHELIAGLAERGLAVIVISSEMPEVLGVSHRILAMSEGRLVGEFAGDEMTEKNLIDAVSNHVPVRGRDVIERRA
- a CDS encoding AIPR family protein produces the protein MHRPPTRQRRCAGAAQKNFAAFAREIGEAWSKSDVGYDELWYRRLIAKAIIFRKLEAEVPKQPWYEGGYRANIVTYAMAKVFHDANSDNQVLDLDAIWRRQAVSDALQQALLLAAAEANDVITNPPTGVRNMSEWAKQQACWNGLKGRRLDYGPEFESCLVLKETARTRQRDEKKERQAKEGIAAQSEVVGRGPAFWQDILARGMAERKLSPMDQQILQVCASMPRRVPSERQSQHAMTVLARLRDLGVVSE
- a CDS encoding tyrosine-type recombinase/integrase; the protein is MTRTDKTIRDAAAAWLKTCERNGLERATLRSYRGHFDHHIDKKIGDLLVTELTRADVRDFIDDLQDDGVSRSMTKKVLASLRAILAEAVEREWIPHNVASDVKMKRNRREEAERVIPTKDEIRTMIGAAPERHRPFIVTAIFTGMRMSELRGLSWDQVDFDRKVIEVVQRADRFNELGKPKSRTSKRVIPMAPSVVKELRAWQQQCPSGPQNLVFPNGAGHIENHSNIYQRVFKPLLVENGIVDEDGKPRFGFHALRHAAASLFIEQGWPAKKVQAILGHSSITMTMDVYGHLFESPEEDVALFEKMERDLMAA
- a CDS encoding helix-turn-helix domain-containing protein translates to MPKTSRTAEFLERALAFSGLSQREVAERAGFDKPNMISMMKKGETRVPIERIPALARACGVDPVPFLRIALKEYQPETWRVIVTYLGQPLTRDEEILIDAYDESREGRDLDLSPAMRSALVVLFGELFEMKEAHAGFPHE